A DNA window from Mya arenaria isolate MELC-2E11 chromosome 17, ASM2691426v1 contains the following coding sequences:
- the LOC128223402 gene encoding protein quiver-like produces the protein MAYRDYLWDYGCGSESLGQSEAVKCYECSSSVSDDCADPFKTTTTQAGCSVCAKSKVTVLGVDVFTRACVPDGSGLPTGCQSGDQDGGSGEACYCNSDLCNASTRVSVTSALLFLLPTLLLGYTNL, from the exons ATGGCTTATAGAGATTATCTATGGGACTATGGTTGTGGCTCTGAGAGTCTTG GTCAGTCGGAGGCGGTCAAATGTTATGAGTGTTCGTCCTCGGTCAGCGATGACTGTGCTGACCCGTTCAAGACAACCACCACCCAGGCCGGATGTTCCGTGTGTGCAAAAAGCAAAGTTACAGTGCTTGGCGTTGATG TGTTTACCCGTGCATGTGTGCCGGACGGATCGGGATTGCCCACTGGATGCCAATCCGGAGACCAGGATGGCGGCAGTGGCGAAGCCTGTTACTGTAACAGCGACCTGTGCAACGCCTCAACACGCGTCTCCGTGACAAGCGCCCTGCTATTCCTGCTGCCCACACTTCTTCTGGGCTACACCAACTTATAA